The Anaerolineae bacterium genome has a segment encoding these proteins:
- a CDS encoding TetR/AcrR family transcriptional regulator — protein sequence MAPKSGKRRIGRERILQVAEEMFASQGYRAVSIREIARACGVTNAALYYHFPSKATLFREVILRHLQALRQRLLHAQATEHAFRAKLRAMLEVYAATLHEHRTSMFALRRDISAWKDAPPEERKTLFRQAWQAVIEPFATVLQEALQQGQIRPVAPSATLATMLLGLLAGVLHQPTLLNQPDIPQAVEQALEVFLHGLDTAAYATQGEDDA from the coding sequence AAAGCGGAAAGCGTCGGATCGGACGGGAGCGCATCCTCCAGGTGGCCGAAGAGATGTTTGCCAGCCAGGGGTATCGGGCCGTATCCATCCGAGAGATTGCCCGCGCCTGCGGCGTCACCAACGCCGCGCTGTATTACCACTTCCCCAGTAAAGCCACCCTGTTTCGCGAGGTGATCCTACGCCACTTGCAGGCGCTGCGCCAGCGCCTGCTGCACGCCCAGGCCACCGAACACGCCTTCCGGGCCAAACTGCGCGCCATGCTCGAAGTTTATGCCGCCACACTGCACGAACACCGGACCTCCATGTTCGCTCTCCGGCGTGACATCAGCGCCTGGAAGGACGCCCCTCCGGAGGAACGCAAAACCTTGTTCCGTCAGGCCTGGCAAGCCGTGATCGAGCCTTTCGCCACGGTCCTCCAGGAGGCCCTTCAACAAGGGCAAATCCGACCGGTGGCCCCATCCGCCACCCTGGCCACCATGCTGCTCGGCCTACTGGCCGGCGTTTTGCATCAGCCCACCCTGCTTAACCAACCCGACATTCCCCAGGCCGTCGAACAGGCCCTCGAGGTCTTCCTCCACGGGCTGGATACGGCGGCTTATGCCACCCAAGGAGAAGACGATGCCTGA